One stretch of Natronobacterium gregoryi SP2 DNA includes these proteins:
- a CDS encoding secondary thiamine-phosphate synthase enzyme YjbQ, with translation MTFPVETDSRLTTVDVTDRVAKAVPDDLESGTCTAFVGHTTAGLAVQETEPRLREDLESFLSELVPDEGHAHDQLDGNADSHLRATLLGPDVTVPVEDGRLALGTWQSILLVECDGPRTRTVSVTVAEGIDP, from the coding sequence ATGACGTTTCCAGTCGAAACCGATTCGCGACTGACGACCGTCGACGTCACCGACCGCGTCGCCAAGGCCGTTCCAGACGACCTCGAGTCGGGGACCTGCACCGCGTTCGTCGGTCACACCACGGCCGGCCTCGCCGTCCAGGAGACCGAGCCGCGACTGCGCGAAGACCTCGAGTCGTTTCTCTCGGAACTCGTCCCCGACGAGGGACACGCCCACGACCAGCTAGACGGCAACGCCGACTCGCATCTGCGTGCGACGCTGCTGGGCCCGGACGTGACGGTTCCCGTCGAGGACGGCCGACTCGCGCTCGGGACCTGGCAATCGATCCTGCTCGTCGAGTGTGACGGGCCGCGAACGCGGACCGTGTCGGTGACGGTCGCGGAAGGCATAGACCCGTGA
- a CDS encoding HEAT repeat domain-containing protein → MDGSGGQTVGRCRKRESGVELDLPAVLARLDEPDPEAQQTALEQIQETLEDEPTRCLPTVPKLRALLRQPDRAFLDQVAYCLAELAAASPTDVAPSADAIASFAAAHESHEATPDLLRCLAAVAAERPAALAAHVDALASGLERDEPAARADAAKAIARVAADQNSLSLPRNRLLTALEDENPRVRANACAALGHGNATDTRESLEVLVDDDPESSVRERAKWALERLACRSVDGSVDTDG, encoded by the coding sequence ATGGATGGGAGTGGGGGGCAGACCGTCGGACGGTGCCGGAAACGAGAATCCGGCGTCGAACTCGACCTGCCGGCAGTGCTCGCACGGCTCGACGAACCCGACCCGGAGGCACAGCAAACGGCTCTCGAGCAGATTCAGGAGACGCTCGAAGACGAGCCGACGCGGTGTCTCCCAACCGTCCCGAAACTGCGAGCGTTGCTCCGACAGCCCGATCGGGCGTTTCTCGACCAGGTCGCGTACTGTCTCGCCGAACTCGCAGCAGCGTCGCCGACAGACGTCGCGCCGTCGGCCGACGCTATCGCGTCGTTCGCCGCCGCCCACGAGTCACACGAGGCGACGCCGGACCTGCTTCGCTGTCTCGCCGCCGTCGCAGCCGAACGACCTGCCGCGCTCGCAGCACACGTCGATGCACTCGCCAGCGGCCTCGAGCGCGACGAGCCAGCAGCACGCGCCGACGCCGCGAAGGCGATTGCCCGTGTCGCGGCCGACCAGAACTCGCTTTCTCTTCCACGGAACCGGCTGCTCACCGCACTCGAGGACGAAAACCCACGTGTTCGAGCGAACGCGTGTGCGGCACTCGGTCACGGCAACGCGACCGACACACGAGAGTCACTCGAGGTGCTCGTGGACGACGACCCGGAGTCGTCGGTCCGTGAGCGTGCGAAGTGGGCACTCGAGCGGCTCGCATGCCGCTCCGTTGACGGCTCGGTCGATACGGACGGCTAA
- a CDS encoding YeaH/YhbH family protein, producing the protein MGLRDDLERFREVGEKRREDLADFIQYGELGGSRPGQINIPVKIVSLPEFEYDQRDQGGVGQGDDGTPDTGQPVGQPQPQSGDEDSDGDEPGEEGGEHEYYEMDPEEFAEELDEELGLDLEPKGKKVIEEKEGPFTDLTRTGPDSTLDFERMFKEGLKRKLAMDFDEEFLTEVCKVDDFGPRDVFEWARGENIPVSMAWIEEAYDEIPEGERDEWRSIDELEDTLERESVQHKIRREGIDHVPFRREDERYRYPEIVEEREKNVVVVNIRDVSGSMREKKRELVERTFTPLDWYLQGKYDNAEFVYIAHDAEAWRVERDDFFGIRSGGGTKISSAYELAAELLEEYPWADWNRYVFAAGDSENSSNDTEERVIPLMEQIPANLHAYVETQPSGNAINATHAEELERQFGTDADDVAVAYVNSKEDVTDAIYEILSTEGETDE; encoded by the coding sequence ATGGGACTGAGAGACGACTTAGAGCGATTCCGTGAAGTGGGTGAAAAGCGCCGCGAGGACCTGGCCGACTTCATCCAGTACGGCGAACTCGGCGGGAGCAGACCGGGCCAGATCAACATCCCGGTCAAGATCGTCTCTTTACCGGAGTTCGAGTACGACCAGCGCGATCAGGGTGGCGTCGGACAGGGCGACGACGGAACGCCCGACACCGGCCAGCCGGTCGGTCAGCCCCAGCCCCAGTCCGGCGACGAGGACAGCGACGGCGACGAACCCGGCGAAGAGGGCGGTGAACACGAGTACTACGAGATGGACCCCGAGGAGTTTGCCGAAGAACTCGACGAGGAACTCGGGCTGGACCTCGAGCCGAAAGGCAAGAAAGTCATCGAGGAGAAAGAAGGACCGTTTACGGACCTCACCCGGACGGGCCCCGACAGCACGCTCGATTTCGAGCGGATGTTCAAGGAGGGCCTCAAGCGGAAACTCGCGATGGACTTCGACGAGGAGTTTCTGACGGAAGTCTGTAAAGTCGACGACTTCGGTCCGCGGGATGTCTTCGAGTGGGCTCGCGGCGAGAACATCCCCGTCTCGATGGCCTGGATCGAAGAGGCCTACGACGAGATTCCCGAAGGCGAACGCGACGAGTGGCGTTCGATCGACGAACTCGAGGACACCCTCGAGCGCGAGTCGGTCCAGCACAAGATCCGCCGGGAAGGGATCGATCACGTTCCATTCCGTCGCGAGGACGAACGCTACCGCTATCCCGAGATCGTCGAGGAGAGAGAGAAGAACGTCGTCGTCGTCAACATTCGTGACGTCTCCGGGTCGATGCGTGAGAAGAAACGCGAACTCGTCGAGCGTACCTTTACGCCACTGGACTGGTACCTCCAGGGGAAATACGACAACGCCGAGTTCGTCTACATCGCTCACGACGCCGAGGCCTGGCGAGTCGAACGCGACGACTTCTTCGGCATCCGTAGCGGCGGTGGGACGAAGATCTCGAGCGCCTACGAACTGGCTGCCGAGTTACTCGAGGAGTACCCCTGGGCGGACTGGAACCGGTACGTCTTCGCCGCGGGCGACTCCGAGAACTCGAGCAACGACACCGAAGAGCGCGTGATCCCGCTGATGGAGCAGATTCCGGCGAACCTCCACGCCTACGTGGAGACCCAACCCAGCGGCAACGCGATCAACGCGACCCACGCCGAGGAACTCGAGCGACAGTTCGGGACCGACGCCGACGACGTCGCGGTCGCGTACGTCAACAGCAAGGAAGACGTGACCGACGCGATCTACGAGATTCTCAGCACGGAGGGTGAGACTGATGAGTAA
- a CDS encoding glycerophosphodiester phosphodiesterase: MRLIAHRGFASTAPENTISAIRSATDRADAVEFDVRRCGSGELVVIHDETIDRITDGAGHVADTTLAELERYTVLESDERIPTLPELLEAVPRAAEVNLELKTLGIAVDVLAALEAADLENRVVTTSFLESELRAIRELDPDQPTGLLVSRHTKRPVTTAVELDCDVIGANYWRCLSTRLVPRAKRVGLEVHAWSIERRLTATLLEYRGVDCVSADRPLQV, from the coding sequence ATGCGACTGATCGCTCATCGCGGGTTCGCGTCGACGGCACCCGAGAACACGATCAGTGCGATCCGGTCGGCCACGGACCGTGCGGACGCCGTCGAGTTCGATGTCCGACGCTGTGGGTCCGGCGAACTCGTCGTCATCCACGACGAGACGATCGATCGCATCACCGACGGGGCCGGCCATGTCGCCGACACGACGCTCGCGGAACTCGAGCGCTACACCGTCCTCGAGTCGGACGAACGAATCCCCACGCTCCCCGAGTTGCTCGAGGCCGTGCCACGAGCCGCCGAGGTCAACCTCGAGTTGAAAACGCTCGGGATCGCGGTGGACGTCCTCGCGGCACTCGAAGCAGCCGACCTCGAGAACCGAGTGGTGACGACCTCGTTTCTCGAGTCCGAACTCCGGGCGATCCGCGAGCTCGATCCCGATCAGCCAACCGGACTCCTGGTCAGTCGCCACACGAAGCGGCCGGTGACGACGGCCGTCGAACTCGACTGCGACGTCATCGGCGCGAACTACTGGCGGTGCCTGTCGACGCGACTCGTCCCACGCGCGAAGCGGGTCGGACTCGAGGTCCACGCCTGGTCGATCGAGCGCCGTCTCACGGCGACACTGCTCGAATATCGTGGTGTCGACTGCGTGTCGGCGGATCGGCCGCTCCAGGTTTGA
- a CDS encoding PrkA family serine protein kinase has protein sequence MTGNDYVTEADRELEATYEEPMRLAAYVDRLFENPTIASHASKYLLEAIEAAGTRTVVEEGEEKDRYRFFDDPHNGGEHAILGNTEVLNGFVDDLRSIAAGRAKDEKIIWFEGPTATGKSELKRCLVNGLREYSKTPEGRRYTLEWNVATAQSGERGLSYGSDPTAGDEQNWYESPVQTHPLSVFPEEVRERILEDVNGELEDHVPVRVDAELDPFSREAYDYLEERYRRNGEKELFSAIADESHLRVKNYVVDVGQGVGVLHSEDEGRPKERLVGSWMHGMLQELDSRGRKNPQAFSYDGVLSQGNGVLTIVEDAAQHADLLQKLLNVPDEQSVKLDKGIGMDVDTQMLIISNPDLEAQLNQHADRNGTDPLKALKRRLDKHRFGYLTNLSLESELIRRELTNETEVWEANGYDELEERIREPVTVTIKDQDGDVRTQEFAPHVIEAAALYAVVTRLDEEDLPNGLDLVDKAHIYDQGYLQEGDSRREKDDFDFDDDGADGEHGIPVTYTRDTLAELLQIDRDRHHPELPVEDVVMPRDVLNAMAEGLANAPVFSAGERSEFENRVVPVKNYVYDRQEADVVEAIMYDKRVDEETVAEYVEHVYAWETDEPLYNDRGERVEPDPLKMKLFEVEHLGRFSEGDYEGDRPRESVRHFRREKVITSLNRHAWEHRDEDFAVEDVDLAAIPVIKSVLESHDWDDVRRTFEDLDPRQWDDPPSGTETETVKEDTIETMVAAFDYSEASAELTSRHVMGQVSYRWD, from the coding sequence ATGACCGGCAACGACTACGTCACCGAGGCCGACCGCGAACTCGAGGCGACCTACGAGGAGCCAATGCGCCTCGCGGCGTACGTCGACCGGCTCTTCGAGAACCCGACGATCGCCTCCCACGCCTCGAAGTACTTGCTCGAGGCGATCGAGGCTGCGGGAACCCGAACCGTCGTCGAAGAAGGCGAGGAGAAGGACCGATACCGTTTCTTCGACGATCCGCACAACGGCGGCGAACACGCCATCCTCGGCAACACAGAGGTCCTGAACGGGTTCGTCGACGATCTCCGGTCGATCGCCGCCGGGCGGGCGAAAGACGAGAAGATAATCTGGTTCGAAGGCCCCACGGCGACGGGCAAGTCGGAACTCAAGCGCTGTCTGGTCAACGGGCTCCGCGAGTACTCGAAGACGCCCGAAGGCCGACGCTACACCCTCGAGTGGAACGTCGCGACCGCCCAGTCGGGCGAGCGCGGCCTGAGCTACGGGAGCGACCCGACCGCTGGCGACGAGCAGAACTGGTACGAGAGCCCCGTCCAGACCCACCCGCTGTCGGTGTTCCCCGAGGAAGTCCGTGAACGCATCCTCGAGGACGTAAACGGCGAACTCGAGGATCACGTCCCCGTTCGGGTCGACGCCGAACTCGACCCGTTCTCGCGGGAGGCCTACGACTACCTCGAGGAGCGGTACCGTCGGAACGGTGAGAAGGAACTGTTCTCGGCGATCGCCGACGAGAGCCATCTTCGCGTGAAAAACTACGTCGTCGACGTCGGACAGGGCGTCGGCGTCCTCCACAGCGAGGACGAAGGTCGACCGAAAGAACGGCTCGTCGGCTCGTGGATGCACGGGATGCTCCAGGAACTAGACTCCCGCGGCCGGAAGAACCCCCAGGCGTTTAGCTACGACGGCGTGCTCTCGCAGGGCAACGGCGTCCTCACGATCGTCGAGGACGCGGCCCAGCACGCCGACTTGCTCCAGAAGTTGCTGAACGTTCCCGACGAGCAATCCGTCAAGCTGGACAAGGGAATCGGAATGGACGTCGATACCCAGATGCTGATTATCTCGAACCCCGACCTCGAGGCGCAGTTGAACCAGCACGCCGACCGCAACGGGACGGACCCACTGAAGGCGCTCAAGCGCCGACTCGACAAGCACCGTTTTGGCTATCTGACGAACCTCAGCCTCGAATCGGAGCTCATCCGGCGCGAGCTAACGAACGAGACCGAGGTCTGGGAGGCAAACGGCTACGACGAACTCGAGGAACGGATTCGGGAGCCGGTGACGGTGACGATCAAAGATCAGGACGGCGACGTCCGGACCCAGGAGTTTGCCCCACACGTCATCGAGGCCGCCGCGCTGTACGCGGTCGTCACGCGGCTGGACGAGGAGGATTTGCCCAACGGTCTCGATCTGGTCGACAAGGCCCACATCTACGACCAGGGCTACCTCCAGGAGGGAGACAGCCGCCGTGAAAAAGACGACTTCGACTTCGACGACGACGGGGCCGATGGGGAACACGGTATTCCGGTCACCTACACTCGGGATACGCTGGCGGAACTGCTCCAGATCGATCGCGATCGCCATCATCCAGAACTGCCCGTCGAGGATGTCGTCATGCCGCGGGATGTCTTGAACGCGATGGCGGAAGGGCTTGCGAACGCGCCAGTGTTCTCGGCCGGCGAGCGCTCCGAGTTCGAGAACCGGGTCGTCCCCGTCAAGAACTACGTCTACGATCGACAGGAAGCCGACGTCGTCGAGGCGATCATGTACGACAAACGCGTCGACGAGGAGACCGTCGCGGAGTACGTCGAACACGTTTACGCCTGGGAGACCGACGAACCGCTGTACAACGACCGCGGCGAGCGGGTCGAACCGGACCCGCTGAAGATGAAACTGTTCGAGGTAGAACACCTCGGACGGTTCTCCGAGGGCGACTACGAGGGGGACCGCCCTCGAGAGAGCGTCCGTCACTTCCGGCGCGAGAAGGTGATCACGTCGCTGAACCGCCACGCCTGGGAGCACCGCGACGAGGACTTCGCCGTCGAGGACGTCGACCTGGCGGCGATCCCGGTCATCAAGTCGGTCCTCGAGAGTCACGACTGGGACGACGTCCGGCGAACCTTCGAGGACCTCGATCCCCGGCAGTGGGACGACCCGCCCAGCGGAACCGAGACGGAGACCGTCAAGGAAGACACGATCGAGACGATGGTCGCGGCGTTCGACTACTCCGAGGCCTCGGCCGAACTGACCAGCAGACACGTCATGGGACAGGTGAGCTACAGATGGGACTGA
- a CDS encoding methyl-accepting chemotaxis protein produces the protein MGVLTGVGISDSLTEEQSNAVQTNAELEAQQLGQWITGQERQIQMLSAHGDIRRDDADTVRATLDRELETMPDAVAAIHYVDQETETIAVSTDQTVEGSSITTDKDVEESLDPGEAFWPPDDGFSFEDDDDVLESWVYAERDQPTVALASPVPDSEAVVVTVIRTHVHAEEFSSSIEGTNTVVMGGSTGLVLFAEDRENALMPYGSGEETGLEQRVLDPDVSNTGSLIEHGNIVGYASVPGTDWVVVKEAPESTALALQDEVRTGLTLLVGSSLLGLIVLSIVTARGPMRSLRKLSAQAKAIERGDLSSEIENDNRIDEVGQVRNSFADIRNYLETAADQADAIAGQEFDAAVLEEDVPGRLGDSLETMHQDLEQSIEELEQSKAEAEAAQEEAAEARQEAEDLADHLERKAAEFADGMADAAEGDFTRRLDADVDNEALVEIATAFNAMLEDLERTIVDVQALAEDVDDISADVTHRVKEIERASDEVSHSTEEIATATADQSDRFQAVYGEMNDLSATIEEIASTADNVATVSEEAANRADVAGDAASAIRTQMNALERQADEITDQIRQLDDEMGEISEIVDLIDDIAGQTNLLALNASIEAAAAGEDGDGFAVVADEVKSLAEETGEATQRVDDLITDVQASVDDTVDEIEQMRDRVDDGTEVVDKGIDAIDGIADQVETANESIQSINDATDDQARASERVVDMVDEATTISEETKDETETVAAAVEEQTATISEVASGANSLTERADDLRHSLAAFQVDADANERESGDSDIVLRHDETDTESPDSW, from the coding sequence ATGGGCGTTCTCACGGGCGTCGGTATCTCCGATTCACTCACAGAAGAGCAATCGAACGCAGTCCAAACGAACGCAGAACTGGAAGCACAACAGCTTGGACAGTGGATAACTGGCCAAGAACGACAGATTCAGATGCTTTCCGCTCACGGCGATATTCGGAGAGACGATGCAGATACGGTCCGGGCCACGCTAGACCGCGAACTCGAGACGATGCCAGACGCAGTAGCGGCGATCCACTATGTGGATCAAGAGACCGAGACAATTGCTGTCAGTACGGACCAGACAGTAGAGGGGAGTTCTATCACAACTGACAAAGATGTCGAAGAATCCTTAGACCCGGGAGAAGCATTTTGGCCACCTGACGATGGGTTCTCCTTCGAAGACGATGACGACGTACTCGAGTCGTGGGTCTACGCCGAGAGAGATCAGCCGACGGTTGCACTCGCTTCTCCTGTGCCTGACTCCGAGGCGGTGGTAGTCACGGTAATCCGGACGCACGTGCATGCCGAAGAGTTCAGTAGTTCCATCGAGGGCACAAACACAGTCGTCATGGGAGGCTCGACCGGACTCGTACTCTTTGCAGAGGACAGAGAGAACGCATTGATGCCTTACGGGAGTGGGGAGGAGACAGGACTAGAACAACGCGTACTCGATCCAGACGTAAGCAACACCGGCTCACTTATCGAGCACGGTAATATTGTCGGGTACGCGTCGGTTCCTGGAACGGACTGGGTCGTCGTCAAAGAGGCTCCAGAGTCTACAGCTCTCGCCTTACAAGACGAAGTTCGAACTGGTTTGACGCTTCTCGTTGGTAGCTCTTTGCTCGGTCTCATCGTACTGAGTATCGTCACTGCGAGGGGGCCGATGCGTTCCCTTCGGAAACTGTCCGCGCAGGCCAAGGCTATCGAGAGAGGAGACCTCTCGAGCGAGATAGAGAACGATAACCGCATCGACGAAGTCGGACAGGTCAGAAACTCGTTTGCCGACATCCGGAACTACCTCGAGACGGCAGCAGATCAGGCCGACGCGATCGCCGGCCAGGAGTTCGACGCTGCCGTCCTCGAAGAAGACGTTCCCGGCCGCCTCGGCGACTCACTCGAGACGATGCACCAGGATCTAGAGCAGTCGATCGAGGAGTTAGAGCAGTCCAAGGCGGAAGCCGAGGCTGCCCAGGAGGAGGCTGCCGAGGCGCGCCAGGAGGCCGAAGACCTCGCCGACCATCTCGAGCGGAAGGCAGCCGAGTTCGCTGACGGTATGGCCGACGCTGCCGAGGGTGATTTCACCCGGCGGCTCGACGCGGACGTCGACAACGAGGCGCTCGTCGAGATCGCCACCGCCTTCAACGCGATGCTCGAGGACTTAGAGCGGACGATCGTCGACGTTCAGGCACTCGCGGAAGACGTCGACGACATCAGTGCGGACGTGACCCACCGAGTCAAGGAGATCGAGCGGGCAAGCGACGAAGTCAGCCACTCTACCGAGGAGATCGCCACCGCGACGGCCGACCAAAGCGACCGCTTCCAGGCGGTCTACGGCGAGATGAACGATCTCTCCGCGACGATCGAAGAGATCGCTTCGACCGCCGACAACGTCGCCACCGTCTCCGAAGAGGCCGCAAATCGTGCCGACGTCGCAGGCGACGCCGCCAGTGCGATCCGGACACAGATGAACGCCCTCGAGCGCCAGGCCGACGAGATCACGGATCAAATTCGGCAACTCGACGACGAGATGGGAGAGATTAGCGAGATCGTCGATCTCATCGACGACATCGCCGGCCAGACGAACCTGCTGGCGTTGAACGCTTCGATCGAGGCGGCTGCTGCGGGTGAGGACGGCGACGGCTTCGCGGTCGTCGCCGACGAGGTCAAGTCGCTTGCCGAAGAGACCGGCGAAGCGACTCAGCGGGTCGACGATCTGATCACCGACGTCCAGGCGTCGGTCGACGACACCGTCGACGAGATCGAACAGATGCGCGACCGCGTCGACGACGGCACTGAAGTGGTCGACAAAGGGATCGACGCCATCGACGGGATCGCAGACCAGGTCGAGACGGCAAACGAGAGTATCCAGTCGATCAACGACGCCACCGACGACCAGGCCCGTGCGAGCGAACGCGTCGTCGACATGGTCGACGAAGCGACCACCATCAGCGAAGAGACCAAAGACGAAACCGAAACCGTCGCCGCCGCCGTCGAAGAACAGACCGCGACGATATCGGAAGTCGCCTCGGGAGCGAACTCGTTGACCGAACGAGCGGACGACCTCCGGCACTCGCTTGCGGCCTTCCAAGTCGACGCGGACGCGAACGAGCGTGAGTCAGGAGACTCCGACATCGTACTCAGACACGACGAGACCGACACCGAATCCCCCGATAGCTGGTGA
- a CDS encoding SpoVR family protein produces MSKRNSNADRFHKQAIASDLKEPVEEARNLAEKLGLEPYPVKYWIIDYDEMNELIAYGGFQSRYPHWRWGMQYDKQRKQGQYGGGKAFEIVNNDNPAHAFLQESNALADQKAVITHVEAHSDFFSENEWFGLFTSGRADEEQVNAAAMLERHARAIDDYMSDPDVDRAAVEKWIDHCLSLEDNIDQHRVFERRLDVDGPSEELDADLAEKLDELELSDEIKGEVFDDAWVEKLEEADGSITFPEEPQKDILAFVREHGKQYDDEAGRAVEMEEWQRDVLDMMRAEAYYFAAQKMTKVMNEGWAAYWESTMMTDERFAGDDEFLNYADHMAKVLASGGLNPYSLGMELWEYVENTTNRQEVLERLLRVEGISWRNLTDVVDFDDVLETLEPPEPLDRISPETLDDLEELPDEWIADENLEAAREGKIDVETYPWKVLTHEGLARRHYSLVKRQNRGFLSRVNQNELERIGRYLFDDARYSSVEEALEDVDVSAGWERMFDVRESHNDVTFLDEFLTEEFITENNYFTYEHSKATGQFHVASDAAEDVKKKLLLQFTNFGKPTIAVYDGNYNNANELLLGHQYNGVMLDLGQARETLKRIFELWGRPVNLLTIVKEVDEHDVEVAKRRNREPEAEERGKLIRFDGEAVTTETIPWEDVEHLAADDVDYDTKPDDWLA; encoded by the coding sequence ATGAGTAAACGCAACTCTAACGCGGACAGGTTCCACAAACAGGCGATTGCAAGCGATCTGAAAGAGCCGGTCGAGGAGGCTCGCAACCTGGCCGAGAAACTGGGGCTCGAGCCCTACCCGGTCAAGTACTGGATCATCGACTACGACGAGATGAACGAACTCATCGCCTACGGCGGCTTCCAGAGCCGCTACCCACACTGGCGGTGGGGGATGCAGTACGACAAGCAACGCAAGCAGGGCCAGTACGGCGGCGGGAAGGCCTTCGAGATCGTCAACAACGACAATCCGGCCCACGCGTTCCTGCAGGAGTCGAACGCGCTGGCCGACCAGAAGGCGGTCATCACCCACGTCGAGGCCCACTCCGATTTCTTCTCGGAGAACGAGTGGTTCGGCCTCTTCACGAGCGGTCGCGCCGACGAGGAGCAGGTCAACGCCGCCGCGATGTTAGAGCGCCACGCCAGAGCGATCGACGACTACATGTCCGATCCCGACGTCGACCGAGCGGCGGTCGAGAAGTGGATCGATCACTGTCTCTCGCTCGAGGACAACATCGACCAGCACCGTGTTTTCGAGCGACGGCTGGACGTCGACGGTCCGAGCGAAGAACTCGACGCCGACCTCGCGGAGAAACTGGACGAACTCGAGCTCTCCGACGAGATCAAAGGTGAGGTCTTCGACGACGCGTGGGTCGAAAAACTCGAGGAGGCGGACGGGTCGATCACGTTCCCCGAAGAGCCACAGAAGGACATCCTGGCGTTCGTCCGCGAACACGGCAAACAGTACGACGACGAGGCCGGTCGCGCCGTCGAGATGGAAGAGTGGCAACGCGACGTGCTCGACATGATGCGGGCGGAGGCGTACTACTTCGCCGCCCAGAAGATGACGAAGGTGATGAACGAGGGGTGGGCCGCCTACTGGGAGTCGACGATGATGACCGACGAGCGGTTCGCCGGCGACGACGAGTTCCTCAACTACGCCGATCATATGGCGAAAGTGCTCGCCTCCGGCGGGCTGAATCCGTACAGTCTCGGCATGGAGCTGTGGGAGTACGTCGAGAACACCACCAACCGACAGGAAGTCCTCGAGCGCCTGCTTCGCGTCGAGGGAATCTCCTGGCGCAACCTCACCGACGTCGTCGACTTCGACGACGTCCTCGAGACGCTCGAACCACCGGAACCGCTCGACCGGATCTCCCCGGAGACGCTGGACGACCTAGAGGAGTTGCCCGACGAATGGATCGCCGACGAGAACCTCGAGGCGGCCCGCGAGGGGAAGATAGACGTCGAGACGTATCCCTGGAAGGTGCTCACCCACGAGGGACTGGCCCGGCGACACTACTCGCTGGTCAAACGCCAGAACCGCGGGTTCCTCTCGCGGGTCAACCAGAACGAACTCGAGCGGATCGGCCGTTATCTGTTCGACGACGCCCGCTACTCGTCGGTCGAGGAGGCACTCGAAGACGTAGACGTTTCGGCTGGCTGGGAGCGGATGTTCGACGTTCGGGAGAGCCACAACGACGTCACGTTCCTAGACGAGTTCCTCACGGAGGAGTTCATCACGGAGAACAACTACTTCACCTACGAGCACTCGAAAGCGACGGGCCAGTTCCACGTGGCAAGCGACGCCGCGGAAGATGTCAAAAAGAAACTTCTGTTGCAGTTTACCAACTTTGGGAAACCGACGATTGCGGTCTACGACGGCAACTACAACAACGCCAACGAGTTACTGCTGGGACACCAGTACAACGGCGTCATGCTAGACCTGGGCCAGGCCAGAGAGACGCTCAAGCGCATCTTCGAACTCTGGGGTCGGCCCGTGAACCTACTGACGATCGTCAAGGAAGTCGACGAACACGACGTCGAGGTCGCGAAACGCCGTAACCGAGAACCAGAAGCCGAGGAACGCGGGAAACTGATCCGGTTCGACGGCGAGGCGGTAACGACCGAGACCATCCCCTGGGAGGACGTCGAACATCTGGCCGCCGACGACGTCGACTACGACACGAAACCCGACGACTGGCTCGCCTAA
- a CDS encoding response regulator yields MTSVEDSFEILLVEDETSDVRLVRGAFGELSVDVTLTVIGDGADAVDVLRHRRDTDRAAVPHLVLLGLDLRRMDGFEFLETLRADDGLARLPVLVLAESSACDDVRESYDLAANAYLTKPTDPDEYTAMVAAIAEFWFEQAVLPRRSP; encoded by the coding sequence ATGACGAGTGTCGAGGACTCGTTCGAAATACTGCTCGTCGAGGACGAGACGAGCGACGTGCGACTCGTTCGGGGAGCGTTCGGTGAACTCTCGGTCGACGTCACGTTGACCGTGATCGGCGACGGTGCCGACGCCGTCGACGTTCTTCGCCACCGGCGCGACACAGACCGCGCGGCCGTTCCCCACCTGGTTCTTCTCGGTCTCGATCTTCGCCGGATGGACGGATTCGAGTTCCTCGAGACGCTCCGGGCCGACGACGGCCTCGCACGGCTGCCGGTGCTCGTCCTTGCCGAATCGAGCGCCTGCGACGACGTCCGCGAGAGTTACGACCTCGCGGCCAACGCCTATCTGACCAAACCGACCGACCCCGACGAGTATACCGCGATGGTAGCGGCGATCGCGGAGTTCTGGTTCGAACAGGCCGTGCTCCCGCGGAGGTCGCCGTAG